The following proteins come from a genomic window of Bactrocera dorsalis isolate Fly_Bdor chromosome 6, ASM2337382v1, whole genome shotgun sequence:
- the LOC125779141 gene encoding E3 SUMO-protein ligase ZBED1-like — translation MLKACELLEYKHLPCVAHTINLIVQDVLKLPDFDVILTKCKSVVGFFKRSQIAYSKFKEAQGDNPHSLLQEMPTRWNSAYEMIKRILKTNEFITLALVSSRGAPLPFSAAEMDILNDISELLSPFEEAMLSVSTNTMVSASIIIPVICELNHKINIIKVNTEKGKNILTTIKFSLTKRLASYETRTIPRIATILDPRFKKHGFCNPFNAEEGVKAVLHELFTQLPANPLHPPTSPTQEPSPFSFLQVKSQNKVHSSWADAIILMRQHFEKENQPEKCDPLVYWQITTDGDAFKTLAKKYFCVPASSCESERVFSKTGQLISERRTRLSSTVVDKLLFLNKNKHVNNM, via the exons ATGCTAAAAGCATGTGAGTTGCTTGAGTATAAGCACTTGCCTTGTGTAGCGCACACAATCAACCTTATTGTGCAAGATGTTCTAAAATTGCCCGATTTCGACGTAATTCTTACAAAATGTAAGTCGGTAGTTGGCTTTTTTAAGAGAAGCCAGATCGCATATTCGAAATTTAAGGAAGCTCAGGGGGACAATCCGCATTCTCTTCTGCAAGAAATGCCAACTCGCTGGAACAGCGCATACGAAATGATTAAGCGCATACTGAAGACAAACGAATTTATTACATTAGCTCTGGTATCTTCTCGTGGCGCTCCATTGCCGTTTTCAGCTGCAGAAATGgatattttaaatgatatttccgAGTTGCTATCCCCCTTTGAAGAGGCGATGCTTTCTGTGTCTACAAACACAATGGTATCGGCGTCCATAATTATCCCTGTCATATGCGAACtgaatcataaaataaacattattaaaGTCAACACAGAAAAAGGCAAAAACATATTGACGACCATCAAGTTTAGTCTTACCAAGAGGCTCGCAAGCTATGAAACACGCACAATACCACGAATTGCTACCATACTAGATCCCCGCTTTAAGAAACACGGATTTTGTAATCCCTTTAATGCGGAAGAAGGTGTCAAAGCTGTGCTTCATGAACTGTTTACACAACTACCTGCAAACCCACTACATCCGCCAACATCACCAACACAGGAACCAAGCCCATTTTCATTTCTACAAGTCAAAAGCCAAAACAAGGTGCACTCTTCCTGGGCAGATGCCATTATCCTGATGAGACAGCATTTTGAAAAGGAGAACCAGCCGGAAAAATGTGACCCTCTTGTGTACTGGCAG ATTACTACAGATGGCGACGCGTTTAAAACGTTAGCTAAAAAATACTTCTGCGTTCCCGCATCTTCGTGCGAATCTGAAAGAGTTTTCAGTAAAACTGGACAACTTATAAGTGAGCGTCGCACACGGCTATCATCGACCGTTGTCGATAAGCTCCTcttcttaaacaaaaacaaacatgtaaataatatgtaa